atataaaaaacggtttaaatttacgatagTAGATGAATGACAATTTTTGGGCTAAAGTTTAAGTtcagcgagcaaaacttttacgtgttgcatttgtgctaaatgtaacgggtaaaggttttgctctaccaaaaaattgtttgaacgctaatatcgactggttaaacagtgcagaagaagagttgaggtcagaagacattgtggaaggtattaaacAACCAGATGATGTTCATtctatcgaaagcaacaatcagaacgcagctatcctagcaaatgatgcaaatatttttgtttaaaaaatgttaatttttgtctCTGCGTGTAATATTAGTATGGTTGGTTTATGTCacatgttcatgaatatatatttgtagcatttgatagattaccattatataacttatgaatttgaagatttatagcatattatttggtaGTATCATTACGGTAATCTGATCTTTCAATTGATCGACATTCTTAATACCTCTTCTAGTTCACAtataaagctagttttggctgctaattgtagcaaaaatattaatgagtgcaatgagcttttatgcaacattggttaATATagatgtaaataaaaatatgtcttcaaatttaaaatgaaataaaaattgaaaccaccaacaaattgcaaagcaagacacaggctataatatcatggcaggtcaattgcaagcaatagatatcaactgttagAAATATTTCctggtttctcaatgcatatttattaagagatatttgaCAAGTAGGAGGTAAGTTttcagatttattgcatccaaaaggtttaatgttgctccaccggaaaaagagggcaaaaaaTAAGCGACATTCGCATCGCCTGTGAAAGGGTTAATTTTATCTTGCCAAacttctgacgagccatttgaaaaatacacggCCAGCGTCTATTGAAACACCACCTCCAATAGACCACCGCTATAAAGAAAGTGCCAAGGCATTCAATCAGAGGTTTCacagtataatacatataacagCTAAATTAAAGGGATAATCAGTAAAAAGTAGTTGTTATCTTTATTTTACCTTAGGTGAATGTAAACGGAAGTGTAGTCTCGGAAATTCACAAGTTCAGGGATGGAGTGAGGGATAGAAATACGGATGTAACTTTAGCTTATCATATAGTTTAAATCACcttaatttaagttttttgttttggttttgtAATTTTGACCTGCATCATTACATTTGTTGACAAAACGGAAATGTATGAAGAAATTTTGATTGTCATTCGTTGAAAATTGCTTTGTATATCCTCAAAATatcgagagaaatttttgttcaaaCTTTACATTGTATATCCAAAAATTTTTTATGTGTAGGTGGTCAAAAGTTGAATTTGGACTGCATTCGAACCAATTTGTCTGAAATGCTTTGGGCAGTGAGTTTACATAATTGTTAGTGAACTGATATACTGAGACTAATTACTAATGTCCCCATCGAGATAGACATACGGTTTATGAATCTGGGTATCGATAGTAAAAGTACGTTTTTAGTAACAGTATGGTGTGCATTAGAACATAACAGTGcctgaaatttaaaaatgaacgttaacaataaataatttgtTCGCATTTCCTTTAATGTATTATCTACTTGTTTGCATTTCTAAAGTCTTGCACTTTGATCTAATTTTGTACACGTTGCAGTTTAGTTTGTctttttaacttgaaatattcTCAACATTACATTCTAGTAGCGGtagaaataaaatacaattaagTCAAATAAAATTAATCCAATTTACCCTTTTCCAGTTTTTCTGAGGAATTGCCAGCCATGCGCTAATGCTCTTCTAACAAACAAAAGACACAAAAGTGAGCTCGCTCCAACAAACAAGAGGGGTGATCTTACTGCATACAAGCGTGGTACTGGAGGACGATCTTCATTCAATGGCATAGTTGCTACGGTTTTTGGGGCTTCGGGGTTCCTTGGAAGATATGTCGTTAACCAGCTAGGTGAGTGCTGACTCCTTTCAAAAATTTACTACTTAGTATAAAAACTCTGTGTTGTATTTTTACATGTGGTGTTGAATGTCGAATACATCATCATGACTTTTTAGTACATTTTACTTTTTGGTcaataaatattgcataaatGAAAATTATGTGAGGCTCCTTGTTTTTAGTGGTaccaaattataaaaacaacatatatatatatatgttattctatatatatatatatacacagtatatacaTGGAATGGATGCTGCACAGTTCGCTGtagatatatacagtatatatatacacctttGTTGGGCAGTCCATaatcatttttgtcaaaaaaaaatttccataatAGTGCCacaaaaagataaataaaaGGGATTACCATATGATGTCATAAACACCAAAACAAAAATTTCTGCAAGGAAGGCTTGAAACTGTTAAGTTCAGGTATACATCTTATCTCTTTTGACAAAAGTTTCAAAGAATTAGCAATATAATTGTCCAGTGCAAGTTGAGTATGAGCGATCTCAACAGTTATTAATGGTTCACCAGTTATAAAGTCTAGACCATCGTCAATCTCAATGCTATGGACAGGATCAGTAATGGCTTCATAGCTGAGACGATCTTGTGCTTGGTATTGTAGGAAAGATAGGTACACAAGTGGTCATACCTTATCGAGGCCCAGAGTATGATGTTGATCATTTAAAACTTTGCGGAGACTTGGGACAGATACTCTACACTCCATTTAACTTAAAGGATGAGGATTCAATCAGAGCCGCTGTAAAACACTCCAATGTTGTCATCAACCTTATTGGTCGAGACTGGGAGACCAAGTAACTTTTATCTTTGTTAGCTAAATCATATGTTATGATCGGGTATACACTAGGCCACTAGGCTATCACAATAGGTTATGTACTCGTATAAGTTTATGTGGATATGTGGTCTATAGTTATATAAGAGCTTGTTTACTCAACTGACCGCATTTACCTGCGGTATACTGGTTCACAGGCTATAGGTCAGTGCTGACGTCAGTCTTGGGCTATAATTATtgtcacaaaaatattttaatttgttgctGCTTTATTTACTCCATTGAACAAAGGAAATGAAAAGTTTTCCTATCTTTGATTGTTTCTTTTGGTTATCATTGGTTAATGTTACAGGCtgtcatttaaaagttaaacaTGAACAGTTAAGGATTTTTCTTGCTCTGTAGCAAATTGCTAATGAAACACTGGTCCAGCTTTTTAGAGCTATTAGTTGGTTGGATTGTGTTCAAACTTTGCTATTGCATGTACCTGCCAGTCATAGGCATTTACTTAGATAAGTGATTAAGGAATGTCTCACCGCTGATGTGCCACACTTTGATTTGCTCTTACCAACCGCTCTTTAGAGGAAGCTCTTTCATTCTAAGCGATTTTATAAGTTTTCATCTTTATGTGTAGGAATAGGTTAGTTTGCAATGGACAATCACAAATGTGCTACAGAAAACAGGATTTATGAACCTGTGTTACAGAGATACAGGCCTTGATTCCAACAATATGACAGAGTCCAAGCAACAAACTATGTCATTGAATTGTTATGAATTTTAATAACAATCACATCACTGCATGATTTTTTTTTGCATCATAATCTGCCTTAAATGCCACATTTACGGTCATTGATCAAATATATTTACAGTTTCAACGGTTCTCATCATTTATTCCTCAGGTAGAAATCTTCCACTTCCATTTCTGCTTTTTTATTCTAGAAATTTTACATATGATGATGTGCATGTTGCGGGAGCCGAGCGGATCGCTCGCATTTCAGCAGAGTCAGGTGTGCAAAGGCTTATTCACATGTCGACTATGAATACAGATGATATACAGTACGCCGCACTTGGCCAGAAGTCGCGGTTCATTGAGAGCAAGGTAATGAGATGTTTGGGGCTGCTGTATTAGTTTTACCATGATAGGTTGTTTGGTAGTGTCATGCTATTGTGTCATAGTGTGACCACTCACTGGCGTTCTATGAGGTGACATTATGTCGATAGATTGGTTGTGCGTTAGGGCATTAACTAGCGTAGTAAATTTCTAGACTCATATGTTAGTCGATGTTTTGCCCGAGCATAGCATTCGATTGTTGTCATAATGGTTCTAGCATAAAAGACACATTGAAATCTTTTCTACAGGGCAAACTTTTATTAACAATGGAAATAATTTTGGTATTTCACtttttttatagttatttatttttattttggttatttcattttttaattctAATTAGTAAAAGTTTGTCAAGTAGCAAAGCAACAAGTTCAGCGTTTCTACCAAAATCAACAGTTCTTCAGCATACTTCGGTCAAAGAAACTAGTACATTGGAAAATTCTTGCAATATAAACTTTTCATCCATTTACTGATTCGGACTTTGCTATAACACTGCCTGATTGAAACACAAAAACTGGATTTTATTTCCCCCCTCTCTAGTTCAATTGTATTTGAACTCACAGCAGCTTTTTACTGCATACGTGAAAAAAATGTAGAAGTGGTGGAATCTATTGCAGAGTCGAGGAGAACAGGTGGTTAGAGAGCAATTCCCAGAGGCTGTCATAATGAGACCAGCCGACATGTGGGGAGATGAGGATCGATTTGTTAGCTACTGGGCCAAGCACTGTGAGTCCAATTTACACTGATAAAGTATTGTAAGTTATCCAGCTATTCAGTGAAATACGATAGGATGACCTGCTGAAGTGTTGCAGCCTACATGTGAGTTCTTTTTGTTATAAAAGTCGTGTTAGTCATATTGTTACCTGCTCGAGATGTTGCATTGCTCTCAGTCTAGCATTACAAGGTTTATAACTATTTAGTAGAGTATTACAGGTCATATCGTCGCCTGCTTTGAGTATTGTGAGCAATGTTTTTATTTGGTCCAACATGAGAGGTTGTGTTGCTAGTTGGTAAGGTACTGCAAATTGTATTGCTAGCTGGGCCGGCaactaatttaattaaaaagataaattctATGACAAGTCCTACAATTATTGGATCAGTAATTTTCCGTTTTGCATCTATTAAGTTGATTGTTATAAATTGTTTAGCTGCTAGTCATAATAGGGAGCTACTAGACGAAATAGTTATTGTAACCCCTGCGTCTCTTtagatatattgtatatataatagatcaAAAGTAGAAAGGAAGGAtttgtttaaccctttcactgccgtagacgcatgaATGCGTTTTCGTGGGACGACTGCCATAGACGCTCTTTTGCGACTTtccccagcaattgcgtagttacctaattttattatttgttgacaacataacccacagtctttaagagttttatgaaattgacagtgttgtccaaagatttgcCTATAAGATTACCCTGAAATAactaagcaattttaaacttttgtttgagaatttcgaAATTAACAACgaaaattttttgtgtgagttcattaattaccgaTCAGAAAACAATTAACCaatcagaaaacaggtaattagttatgttgatgacattatagccaattcagattttcgtgattatacagataattaaagcagcagcactgtctctgatatTGGTGAAAAtgatagttttgtaagagtaaagaACATTATGGAGAATcattttagcttcgcatcgatcgtagcttcacatagctttttCATCGCAGtaagtatagatccattgaatttttgcatagcaatgttgggtaaaatgttggaaaaataaaatatttaacaaaaatgttctagataaagattgaaattgaaaaaatactgtttgcatatcatgaagcaatatcggcaattttcggtaaaatggctggcactaggcagatacccgaatttgtacatggttggcagtgaaagggttaatgtaCCACTTAAAGTCACAATAATCTATCATTGTGGTTATTAGGATTTTGTTGGCCAATTTTCAGGGAGGAAGCATCTTGAGATGATGCCAGTGTGGAAACAGGGCAAACACACCATCAAAAGACCAGTGGACGTGAGTTTTATTGTCGATATAAATTCAACAGAAGTTCTCACCTTTTCTTACATTCTTACAATCAGTATGCTTTTTAAATCTTCTTGAAGTTATCTTATCCTGCACAAAGTTGTTGGATATAGTGGATGACAAGAGATTTTTTGATAGCCTGAATAGCGATAGCTAGTGTGGCCTGTAATCTGATGCAGGTAATGAATGTTGCTCAAGGAGTAGTCAAGGCCATATTGGATAAAGATGCTGTAGGCTCAACAATTGAATGTGTTGGGTAAGTAACCAATCGGAAGTTGTATCATCAGAACAGCTCTCATATTGTCTCTCAACTAATGTGCAGTGTCAACAATACAGCCTGTATCGGTAGAGACAGAGGTAGTAGGAGACAAAGGTAGTAGGAGACAGGTAGTAGCAGACAGAGGTAGCAGAAACAGGACAGACAGAGGGAGTAGAGCCAGAGGTAGTCGAGCTAGAGGTAGTCGAGCCAGAGGTAGTCGAGCCAGAGGTAGTAGAGTCCGACAAACACAGCGAGTCTCCAAGATCTTCAAGTATAGTGACTTACCGCTGACAGCTGCTTTAACTCTTGACCTCCTAGAATATTTGGTAGAGCTGTGATAGAAACGCTTGCTCGCCGTTGATACGAGATTGTCTACACCTTTCATAGCTTAGGATCCTAATAGTAGTAAGTTGTAAATAGTTGGGAATATTAGATTAGCTTCCCCTATAGAGCAGGTTCTATATAATTACTTTTACTTCCCATTCGCTATTGCTAGTATTGTATATCTTGCTCGTGTTTAGATGCTGGTTTTGTAGTGTTTCATGATTTTAGGCCACAGAGTTTCTACCTCTACGACATGCTACAGTTTTTCTATGATGAGATGAGAGTTGGTCATATCAATCTTATTCCCTTGTTACCGACCTTTCTGTAAGTACGCCTCCACTCATTGCTAGTTTTAGATGTAGGGACTCAGTTATGTACTTGATGAATAGTAGTTAATTCACAATTATAGGCCATTAGAAGGCATTTATCCATGAGATACAACCCCCAAAGGATAGGTTACGGccatcatatgggcggggtttaatgatcgagctctgtaaggattgtgctagcctggatTTTGGTGCTAACGCAgttctcgcggggcggtcgcgttgccttgttaggtttttgggtctagaTTTTTATCGTCTACATGCGTCGATCACGGACAATACCTGATttccggttagtagtacaaaacaacaaaacatttaatcagcaaacacgtaattctctctTCCCCTCTTCAATTTTagcgatatactaagatccatggaaaataaaacatttcaaattatctgTTTTTATCCATTTTGAGATTGGTAGGGGTTGTAGTATGtgcttaaaattttaatttaatttaccCGAAATCACCTGAACAACAtccttttttccctagttttgattaatattttgccacccctaatataaaatgacaaagtctttcagcGTGGTTACATTGTTTGACTTGGCGAATAAGATGGGACtacaggcaaagctgtgcagtgtagttttcatactcaaattttaaatctaaaaccaaatttgggccatttcacaatggcgactattaatatcatgaatgtttgtgaatggcaactgactgatcatcaacattgacaatattgggcaactatatttatttgacaacaaaaccaacagatcagtaaaataaccactattgttcataatatttgtaaatttacaaggagCTTTATTTAGCATATTTCTTTGTTCTGCTGCCATGTTCAGGTttatcccaacagagctcgatcattaaaccccgcccatatgatttCGGTAACCTATCCTGAGAGCTTGTAGATCATTGCATTTAGTGTGGTGCCATTTTGTCAATTGTCCTATGTAATTAATAGCACATATTTCTTAAATAATTTCACAATTACTGCAACGAAATACCCCATGATAAGTATTTCTGAGCACACCAAACAAACATCTTGCCCATCCTATACCTAGAATACCCTTATAAcagatttaatttttttaattcctagattattactattatcattcTTTCACATGACCTGATTTTCTTTGATCGGGATTAATGTTGATATTAAGTTAAGATAAGTCAAATAAGCTCATCAGATTTAGTTGAAAATTGATcctgccacttttgtgttctttCACACAATCAGTTAGTGAGTACCATTTTGAGAAGctatcaagttttttttattcacaGTTGGGCAATACTAAAATTCTGATTAGCACTAAGATTAAGATTTAAACCAAATTGAGATCTGGATGAAAATATAGATAAAGTTGAGATGAAGATATAGACAGTTGAGATGAATATGTAGACAAAGTTGAGATGAATATATAGACAAAGTTGAGATGAATATATAGATAAAGTTGAGATGAATATGTAGACAAAGTTGAGATGAATATATAGACAAAGTTGAGATGAATATATAGATAAAGTTGAGATGAATATATAGACAAAGTTGAGATGAATATATAGACAGAGTTGAGATGAACATATAGACAGAGTTGAGATGAATATATAGACAAAGTTGAGATGAAGATAAGGAttagttggaactatcaaacaaGATTAGGGTAAAGGCTATAATAAAAGTTATGACTATGTTAGGCTTTTTTATTTATCTAAATGAAATTGTTAATATCGACAAGAATGAATATTCAAGCTTAAAagcttgaaatattttatttgcttatcTTTATTACCTCGATAAGGTTATGAATTATTTGAGTCCGACAGATCAGCTCAACAAACTTGACGCCTTTGTAGGTATTATAACAATTAGAAGTGAGTGTGATTCAGTGAGCAGATGTTTTGACTAATTCAGGGTAACCATTGTTCATACAGTATGGTACTTCTAGTTATCCTTATGTTTTTGCACATTTTAgagctaaagttaaaatttGTGAGACAGTCTTTCCAGCTACACCTCCATTGATTATGGACAAACTTATTAAGGTAAGTTTGAAATCggtatatacagtcatacttcgacttatgagcttaatgcgttccgagactgagctcgtatgtcaatttactcgcatgttggtgcaatttatttatatataaaacaattaaatatacattgattggtttccatactctaaaaaaagcaaataaaacactctaaacaagatattgtaacagaaagaacatgttggttattgtcctaacgtactacatgctttcaaacagcaacaaataaaaaataatgcaaggaaatgggattaattaaaatgtaaaattaaatacatacaatagcagttaacgctcgcatttgccaggtagggagatataagttatccttcgttacaacagttgactttgataaatttggattttatcaaagtgttaaaagacaaacttagaagaaaacctaaaagcaaactttcattttcaactaaacgtaattgaaatttcttcagcgttcatagtttgaagtttctcgctggttagcgagaaattttttttgctttcacgactagccggccgttttaaaataaacctatataaggacgtttgcctttgtcgtcctttcaacatgttgcgattaggatgaacacaggtgtcgtcacaaatggttaacgcacgaccactagccaacttgtccaaatgtctattaaacagtttggatagatagcgccggccttttcacatagcatcgtttcagttacgctgtcaccggccaattgtttgtccaatgccatcagcggtcgtgaagatcgctgcaccgtttagaagctatggttagtccttttgcgaacaaaatgccctgaatataatccttctgtttgataattatgaatgtatttctgtcacaTTGCCGAgttagctcaatcacgcatacacatttcgcatatttttcaatatttttccgtttaatatcaattgttatcatgtgctttttctttgtattatctttcattttactggcaaactttcggtctacgcacagtacttttaattcacataattctgcacagaaaatcgtgcacaaaaaacacggtacaacagtataacctgagcagttgaaaaatacagagtgatgctgttctcataaaacacctccggcatacttggcaactgactcacgtgctcgtatctcaaacatggctcgtatgttagggctaaaacttgcttgaaagctggctcgtatctcaagtttctcgtacgttggagcactcgtaagttgaagtattactgtatttcaTTGATATGTGTACTCTGTTGAAGCATTAGCTTCATACACGCAGCAATTCTT
The genomic region above belongs to Watersipora subatra chromosome 1, tzWatSuba1.1, whole genome shotgun sequence and contains:
- the LOC137390164 gene encoding NADH dehydrogenase [ubiquinone] 1 alpha subcomplex subunit 9, mitochondrial-like — translated: MAGLCAQKVICSQSLGTSSKVFLRNCQPCANALLTNKRHKSELAPTNKRGDLTAYKRGTGGRSSFNGIVATVFGASGFLGRYVVNQLGKIGTQVVIPYRGPEYDVDHLKLCGDLGQILYTPFNLKDEDSIRAAVKHSNVVINLIGRDWETKNFTYDDVHVAGAERIARISAESGVQRLIHMSTMNTDDIQYAALGQKSRFIESKSRGEQVVREQFPEAVIMRPADMWGDEDRFVSYWAKHWRKHLEMMPVWKQGKHTIKRPVDVMNVAQGVVKAILDKDAVGSTIECVGPQSFYLYDMLQFFYDEMRVGHINLIPLLPTFLAKVKICETVFPATPPLIMDKLIKESNNDVLTGCPTLEDLGVKLSPFDEGTRYQLKEFRTSKDYSESLHEIPDAKPPPTVAEVDAAKRVFF